The following proteins are encoded in a genomic region of Tenebrio molitor chromosome 7, icTenMoli1.1, whole genome shotgun sequence:
- the LOC138134775 gene encoding odorant receptor Or1-like, whose product MEEVVRQSFTLNLTIMKIIGLYPPRRYSRIYKVYAYTLYVSAMMPPTIFGILHFMFTEDSTAIYYSDFIMVGMMVYAFKLFPFVLNGDNIKKCIHYFDASQYTVLKRKHQKIIEECVHNCQRNSRVFFLGCIAGVTGFIGQVLFREDVHQLPINVWMPQSIEKLPILYYCIYFLLVMGVIYAGLACGTIDPLIGGLTNHATSQLQVLKENLCHLDSDVDEELASCCDEIVSIKPKFIHHKIKLYVRRYQEIIDFVGDYQKGFSPVVFSQLIGSSLVIGLCCLQFSKMEDLDLIFFITLNYLGLLFFQIFFYCYYGTLLIEENNTLSSAIYMSKWYEYNVTSKRALIILMERSKRPMIVTAGKVFDLSLQTFTTILRRSYSLLAVLKNY is encoded by the exons ATGGAAGAGGTTGTTCGGCAGAGTTTTACTCTTAATTTaacaattatgaaaataatcgGGCTTTACCCTCCCAGAAGATACTCACGTATATATAAGGTGTACGCTTACACACTCTATGTCAGTGCGATGATGCCGCCAACAATATTCGGCATACTCCATTTTATGTTCACTGAAGATTCTACCGCAATCTACTACAGTGATTTTATTATGGTTGGTATGATGGTCTACGCATTTAAGCTGTTCCCTTTTGTACTAAATGGAGACAACATCAAAAAATGCATTCATTATTTCGACGCTTCGCAATACACGGTTCTGAAACgtaaacatcaaaaaattatcgaagaatgcgttcacaattgtcAAAGAAACTCGAGAGTCTTCTTTCTGGGATGTATTGCAGGAGTAACAGGATTTATTGGGCAAGTGCTTTTCCGAGAGGACGTCCATCAATTGCCCATTAATGTATGGATGCCCCAAAGTATCGAAAAACTACCCATTTTATATTACtgcatttattttcttcttgtaATGG GAGTTATTTATGCTGGATTGGCATGTGGAACAATTGATCCTTTGATTGGTGGTTTGACCAATCACGCGACGAGTCAGCTGCAAGTTCTCAAAGAAAATTTGTGTCATCTCGATTCGGACGTTGATGAAGAACTTGCTTCATGTTGTGACGAAATCGTCTCCATTAAACCAAAATTCATTcaccataaaattaaattatatgttCGCCGTTATCAAGAGATAATTGA TTTCGTTGGAGATTATCAGAAAGGTTTTTCGCCAGTGGTGTTTAGTCAGTTAATAGGAAGCTCCTTAGTCATCGGTCTTTGTTGTTTGCAATTCAGTAAG ATGGAAGACTTggatctaattttttttataactttaAATTATCTGGGGCTTCTCTTCTTTCAAATATTCTTCTACTGTTATTATGGAACCCTGCTTATTGAAGAG AACAATACATTGTCAAGTGCTATTTACATGAGTAAATGGTATGAGTATAATGTAACATCTAAAAGAGCTCTAATAATATTAATGGAACGCTCTAAAAGACCCATGATTGTAACTGCTGGAAAAGTTTTTGATTTATCACTGCAGACATTTACAACT atACTAAGAAGATCATACTCCCTGCTCgccgttttaaaaaattattga